One Centroberyx gerrardi isolate f3 chromosome 2, fCenGer3.hap1.cur.20231027, whole genome shotgun sequence DNA window includes the following coding sequences:
- the orai1b gene encoding calcium release-activated calcium channel protein 1 — protein MSLNEHSLQALSWRKLYLSRAKLKASSRTSALLSGFAMVAMVEVQLDNSYPYPPGLLIAFSACTTVLVAVHLFALMVSTCILPNIEAVSNVHNLNSVKESPHERMHRHIELAWAFSTVIGTLLFLAEVVLLCWVKFLPIKTTNSTISSGVAAAITSTSIMVPFGLVFIVFAVHFYRSLVSHKTDRQFQELEELSNLTRLQNELDHRGESSIMQSPSSHFP, from the exons ATGAGTCTGAACGAGCATTCACTGCAAGCACTATCCTGGAGGAAGCTCTACTTGAGTCGAGCCAAACTAAAGGCTTCTAGTCGGACATCAGCTCTACTTTCTGGATTTGCTATG GTGGCTATGGTGGAAGTGCAGCTGGACAACAGTTACCCTTATCCACCTGGTCTCCTTATCGCCTTCAGTGCCTGCACCACTGTGCTTGTGGCTGTTCACCTGTTTGCTCTGATGGTCAGTACCTGCATTTTGCCCAATATAGAGGCTGTCAGCAACGTCCACAACCTTAACTCTGTGAAGGAGTCTCCACATGAGCGAATGCACCGGCACATTGAACTGGCATGGGCTTTTTCTACTGTTATCGGTACCTTGCTCTTCCTGGCTGAGGTGGTTTTACTCTGCTGGGTCAAATTTTTACCCATTAAGACCACCAATAGCACCATCTCTTCTGGTGTGGCTGCTGCCATTACATCCACCTCTATTATGGTCCCCTTTGGTTTAGTCTTCATAGTCTTTGCTGTGCATTTCTACCGTTCCTTGGTCAGCCACAAGACTGACAGACAATttcaggagctggaggagctatCTAATCTCACCAGGCTACAAAATGAGCTGGACCACAGAGGGGAATCTTCCATCATGCAATCTCCTAGCTCGCATTTCCCATAG
- the morn3 gene encoding MORN repeat-containing protein 3, which translates to MPYLKKTQKSQPLSKIWDIKAQKCGLRHTVFSVNGDEYTGEWLDNKKHGKGTQVWKKDGAIYDGDWKCGKRDGYGTYSILLPETNEYARQYCGGWKNGKKHGYGTYFYSKSAVYEGEWSEDRRSGWGRMYYDNGDIYEGEWMKDKNHGQGIIRFANENWYEGSWKDGKKNGNGKFYYLDKGQLYEGFWVDGVAKCGTLSDFGRDEAPTPTKYPIPKVHLLDTQSVLMETQSAYHDQ; encoded by the exons ATGCCATATttgaaaaaaactcaaaaaagtCAACCGCTGTCAAAAATATGGGATATAAAAGCACAGAAATGTGGATTGCGACACACAGTGTTCTCTGTCAATGGAGATGAATACACAGGGGAGTGGCTGGACAACAAGAAACATG gaaaAGGAACTCAGGTTTGGAAGAAGGATGGTGCCATTTATGATGGAGACTGGAAATGTGGAAAACGTGATGGATATGGTACCTACAGCATACTACTCCCAGAGACCAATGAGTATGCAAGACAGTACTGTGGTGGATGGAAAAATGGCAAGAAGCAT GGGTATGGAACATACTTCTACAGTAAGTCAGCTGTTTATGAGGGGGAGTGGAGTGAAGACCGTCGGAGTGGCTGGGGACGAATGTACTATGATAACGGAGACATATATGAGGGAGAGTGGATGAAGGATAAGAACCACGGACAGGGCATCATTCGATTTG CAAATGAAAACTGGTATGAAGGCAGCtggaaggatggaaagaagaaTGGCAATGGAAAGTTCTACTATTTGGACAAAGGCCAGCTTTATGAAGGCTTTTGGGTGGACGGAGTGGCAAAATGTGGAACTCTCTCTGATTTTGGAAGGGATGAAGCACCAACACCAACAAAGTATCCAATTCCCAAG GTACACCTGTTGGATACGCAATCGGTTTTGATGGAAACCCAATCAGCTTACCATGATCAGTGA
- the tmem120b gene encoding transmembrane protein 120B: MSLPRFQTEWEEIDQEYQQLQETHKVYRQKLEELTNLQSTCSSAISKQRKCLKDLRHSLTRCAQTCDEKELKLMKDIQIQIKDKENVFFDMEAYLPKKNGLYLNLVLGNVNVTLLSNQAKFAYKDEYEKFKLCMTIILMFGAITCLFFLNYRVTDEIFNFLLVWYYCTLTIRESILMSNGSRIKGWWVSHHYVSTFLSGVMLTWPEGPMYQMFRSQFLAFSIYQSFVQFLQYYYQSGCLYRLRALGERNQLDLTVEGFQSWMWRGLTFLLPFLFFGHFWQLYNSVTLFRLAGHEDCKEWQVFMLALTFLVLFLGNFLTTLKVVHQKVQKNQEKVQKKD; the protein is encoded by the exons ATGTCGCTGCCGAGGTTTCAAACTGAGTGGGAAGAAATTGACCAAGAATATCAACAATTACAG GAAACTCACAAAGTGTATAGACAAAAACTTGAGGAGCTCACCAATCTTCAGTCAACATGCAGCAGCGCCATCAGTAAACAGAGAAAATGCCTGAAAGACCTAAGGCACAGCCTGACGAG GTGTGCACAAACATGTGACGAGAAAGAATTAAAACTAATGAAGGACATTCAGATACAAATCaaagataaagaaaatgtgttcttTGATATGGAAGCGTATTTGCCAAAGAAGAACGG ATTGTACCTAAATTTGGTCCTGGGCAACGTAAACGTAACTCTTCTCAGCAACCAGGCAAA ATTTGCCTACAAAGATGAGTATGAGAAGTTCAAGCTTTGTATGACAATAATTCTGATGTTTGGCGCCATAAcctgcctcttcttcctcaATTATCG tgtcaccGATGAAATCTTCAACTTTTTGCTGGTTTGGTACTACTGCACATTGACCATAAGGGAAAGCATCCTCATGAGCAATGGCTCTAG GATTAAAGGGTGGTGGGTGTCACACCATTATGTGTCCACCTTTCTTTCAGGTGTTATGCTTACCTG GCCAGAGGGGCCGATGTATCAGATGTTCAGAAGCCAGTTCCTTGCTTTCTCCATCTATCAGA GCTTTGTTCAGTTCCTCCAGTATTACTACCAGAGTGGTTGCTTATACAGGTTGCGagctttgggagagagaaatcagCTGGATCTCACAGTGG aGGGATTTCAATCCTGGATGTGGAGAGGCCTCACTTTTCTTTtgcctttcctcttttttgGCCAT TTCTGGCAGCTGTACAACTCGGTGACCCTGTTTCGCTTGGCAGGGCACGAGGACTGTAAGGAGTGGCAG gTATTTATGCTGGCACTGACGTTTCTCGTCTTGTTCCTGGGGAATTTTCTCACCACGTTAAAAGTTGTTCACCAAAAAGTTCAGAAAAACCAAGAAAAGGTGCAAAAAAAGGACTGA
- the rhof gene encoding rho-related GTP-binding protein RhoF codes for MTHNSRVTGNGTMKKGEELKIVVVGDGGCGKTSLLMVYAKGDFPEKYAPSVFEKYVTTISHGGKEIKLNLYDTAGQDDYDRLRPLSYQEANLVLVCYDVTNPTSFENVLIKWHPEVKHFCRDVPVVLIGCKIDLRKDKECARKLKAMNQDPITYIQGEETRQLMNAELYLECSAKYQENVEEIFKEATKKALAVNRKQRQSKRKRYCVVL; via the exons ATGACACACAACAGTCGTGTCACTGGTAATGGCACCATGAAAAAGGGAGAAGAACTCAAAATTGTCGTTGTGGGAGATGGAGGCTGTGGGAAAACCTCTCTTCTCATGGTTTATGCCAAAGGCGATTTTCCAGAG AAATATGCCCCATCAGTGTTTGAAAAGTATGTCACCACTATCTCTCATGGAGGAAAAGAGATCAAGCTGAACCTGTATGACACAGCTG GACAGGATGACTATGACCGGCTAAGGCCGCTCTCTTACCAGGAAGCCAACCTGGTGTTAGTCTGCTATGACGTGACGAACCCCACCAGCTTTGAGAATGTCCTGATCAAG TGGCACCCAGAGGTGAAGCACTTCTGCCGGGACGTCCCCGTTGTCCTGATTGGCTGCAAGATTGATCTTAGGAAGGATAAGGAGTGCGCCAGGAAGCTGAAGGCCATGAATCAGGATCCCATCACTTACATACAG GGCGAGGAGACCCGGCAGCTGATGAACGCTGAACTATATCTGGAGTGTTCAGCTAAGTATCAGGAGAACGTGGAGGAAATTTTCAAAGAGGCCACCAAAAAGGCTTTGGCAGTCAACCGCAAGCAAAGACAGAGTAAGAGGAAAAGGTATTGTGTCGTTTTGTGA